In Syngnathus acus chromosome 5, fSynAcu1.2, whole genome shotgun sequence, a genomic segment contains:
- the LOC119123537 gene encoding migration and invasion-inhibitory protein, whose amino-acid sequence MNEGPTRGSIWSPSFAVECVRPSTHKDDDWGPSAVKSCLAHHNKEQRKDARVTFQNGQHLEKPVSDSGPSMPPLLGYDWIAGVLDVEKSLEERSDDFYNDLQDFRMQNESECMQQPQPKYLSHKQSVMSLFAVNDSLNVYTHNHQCTFLYKLNSRLFPVPIDPNESCPLCSRPKWSHPHTNDKPALVRVSIPHSTLLPPYDYKPPCRNNFNPADSLGLSSNCLLGWSNTVRSYQYLQPPSNLDLRSHVEECTEPPKDDMFTAFSFDQAPPLTPLPRYHFEHISPKKKRKRRVPLFRR is encoded by the exons ATGAATGAGGGACCAACTCGTGGCTCGATTTGGTCACCATCTTTTGCCGTTGAATGCGTCCGACCATCAACACACAAGGATGACGACTGGGGGCCTTCTGCTGTAAAGTCATGCCTGGCGCATCACAATAAAGAACAG cgaAAGGATGCTCGAGTCACATTTCAGAATGGGCAACACCTGGAGAAACCGGTCTCAGACAGCGGCCCTAGTATGCCGCCGTTACTTGGATATGACTGGATAGCAG GTGTCCTTGATGTGGAAAAGTCCCTGGAAGAACGCTCAGATGATTTCTACAATGATCTCCAAGACTTTCGAATGCAAAACGAAAGCGAATGCATGCAACAGCCTCAACCTAA ATATTTATCACATAAGCAGTCTGTCATGTCACTGTTTGCAGTCAACGACAGCCTGAATGTCTACACACATAATCATCAGT GCACATTCTTGTACAAGCTGAATAGTAGACTGTTCCCCGTCCCTATTGACCCCAACGAATCCTGTCCGCTGTGCAGCAGGCCCAAATGGTCCCACCCCCACACAAATGATAAACCAGCTCTCGTCAG GGTTAGCATCCCTCACTCCACCCTGCTGCCACCTTATGACTACAAACCACCTTGCCGCAATAACTTCAATCCAGCTGATAGTTTGGGGTTGTCCTCT AATTGCCTCTTGGGCTGGTCCAACACGGTTCGGAGCTACCAGTATTTGCAACCACCCAGCAACCTTGACTTACGAAGTCACGTGGAAGAGTGCACTGAGCCACCAAAG GATGACATGTTCACAGCCTTTTCATTTGACCAAGCGCCACCTCTTACTCCATTGCCCCGTTACCACTTTGAGCACATCTcgcccaaaaagaaaagaaaacgacGTGTACCTTTGTTTCGCAGATGA
- the tnfrsf1b gene encoding tumor necrosis factor receptor superfamily member 1B isoform X4 — protein sequence MKDILVLLMMLLGVHTLKQVLSLPYHVEANRKCNNPDREYLLEASGLCCKKCPPGSRLTRECNGTSESVCEPCQHEQYMESWNYAPNCFPCAKCKAHKGLQVASACSPSAMSKCACRPGMYCIMNSDEHCTACHQHTSCKAGYEVFMPGTADSNVKCKRCRNGTFSDTSSTTEPCRPHTNCYGRPVLREGTSTSDTVCKPGLLPHTQTSVVSGGTVDPFFGPAVLDGSLSSSLTKSPGADGELAAAVASIVVTVVFFVIIAIILLVLYKKSWTKGTAHFNTKDITNGHNESCDEVQIARTSFVDISPREQHCLLQSTEISSSHDSGDDTASSHSSQESIGGDGGSPIPPGDLKLCLGQEEEFSMPKQETGKELPEQESVE from the exons ATGAAGGACATCTTGGTGCTGCTGATGATGCTGCTGGGTGTGCACACGCTCAAG CAGGTGTTGTCGCTGCCCTACCATGTCGAGGCGAACAGAAAGTGCAACAACCCGGATCGCGAATACTTGTTGGAGGCTTCGGGCCTATGCTGCAAAAAGTGTCCTCCCG GTTCGCGGCTGACGCGCGAGTGCAACGGAACAtcagaaagcgtgtgtgagccATGTCAACATGAGCAGTATATGGAGAGCTGGAACTACGCACCAAACTGCTTCCCTTGCGCCAAATGCAAAGCTC ACAAAGGCCTGCAGGTTGCCAGCGCCTGCTCCCCCAGCGCCATGTCCAAGTGTGCGTGTCGACCTGGCATGTACTGCATCATGAATTCTGATGAACACTGCACTGCCTGTCATCAACACACGTCTTGCAAAGCTGGTTATGAAGTCTTTATGCCAG GAACGGCTGACTCCAACGTCAAGTGCAAACGGTGCCGTAACGGGACATTCTCCGACACGTCCTCCACCACGGAGCCTTGTCGGCCTCACACAAA CTGTTACGGGAGGCCTGTGCTAAGAGAAGGCACTTCCACGTCCGATACAGTGTGCAAGCCTGGCCTGTTGCCACACACTCAGACGAGCGTGGTCTCAGGGGGGACTGTGGACCCTTTCTTTGGACCGGCTGTTTTGGATGGATCATTGTCATCCTCGTTGACAAAAAGCCCAGGAGCTGACGGTGAACTAG CTGCAGCAGTTGCCAGCATTGTCGTGACAGTTGTGTTCTTTGTCATCATCGCCATCATTCTCCTGGTTCTTTATAAGAAAAGCTGGACCAAAG GCACTGCACACTTTAATACCAAAGACATCACCAATGGACACAATGAGAGTTGCGATGAA GTCCAAATTGCGCGTACTTCCTTCGTGGATATCTCGCCGAGGGAACAACACTGCCTGCTGCAGAGTACCGAGATCAGTTCCAGCCACGACTCCGGCGACGACACTGCCTCTTCACACAGCAGCCAGGAGTCCATTGG AGGAGATGGAGGTTCACCCATACCACCAGGAGACTTGAAGCTCTGCCTTGGACAGGAGGAAGAGTTCAGTATGCCAAAGCAGGAAACGGGAAAAGAGTTGCCTGAGCAGGAGAGTGtggaataa
- the tnfrsf1b gene encoding tumor necrosis factor receptor superfamily member 1B isoform X2 yields the protein MKDILVLLMMLLGVHTLKVLSLPYHVEANRKCNNPDREYLLEASGLCCKKCPPGSRLTRECNGTSESVCEPCQHEQYMESWNYAPNCFPCAKCKAHKGLQVASACSPSAMSKCACRPGMYCIMNSDEHCTACHQHTSCKAGYEVFMPGTADSNVKCKRCRNGTFSDTSSTTEPCRPHTNCYGRPVLREGTSTSDTVCKPGLLPHTQTSVVSGGTVDPFFGPAVLDGSLSSSLTKSPGADGELAAAVASIVVTVVFFVIIAIILLVLYKKSWTKGTAHFNTKDITNGHNESCDEVQIARTSFVDISPREQHCLLQSTEISSSHDSGDDTASSHSSQESIGALHPQHSPSGSSVHSCTFSPVSAGPHVNVNITFNIGDGGSPIPPGDLKLCLGQEEEFSMPKQETGKELPEQESVE from the exons ATGAAGGACATCTTGGTGCTGCTGATGATGCTGCTGGGTGTGCACACGCTCAAG GTGTTGTCGCTGCCCTACCATGTCGAGGCGAACAGAAAGTGCAACAACCCGGATCGCGAATACTTGTTGGAGGCTTCGGGCCTATGCTGCAAAAAGTGTCCTCCCG GTTCGCGGCTGACGCGCGAGTGCAACGGAACAtcagaaagcgtgtgtgagccATGTCAACATGAGCAGTATATGGAGAGCTGGAACTACGCACCAAACTGCTTCCCTTGCGCCAAATGCAAAGCTC ACAAAGGCCTGCAGGTTGCCAGCGCCTGCTCCCCCAGCGCCATGTCCAAGTGTGCGTGTCGACCTGGCATGTACTGCATCATGAATTCTGATGAACACTGCACTGCCTGTCATCAACACACGTCTTGCAAAGCTGGTTATGAAGTCTTTATGCCAG GAACGGCTGACTCCAACGTCAAGTGCAAACGGTGCCGTAACGGGACATTCTCCGACACGTCCTCCACCACGGAGCCTTGTCGGCCTCACACAAA CTGTTACGGGAGGCCTGTGCTAAGAGAAGGCACTTCCACGTCCGATACAGTGTGCAAGCCTGGCCTGTTGCCACACACTCAGACGAGCGTGGTCTCAGGGGGGACTGTGGACCCTTTCTTTGGACCGGCTGTTTTGGATGGATCATTGTCATCCTCGTTGACAAAAAGCCCAGGAGCTGACGGTGAACTAG CTGCAGCAGTTGCCAGCATTGTCGTGACAGTTGTGTTCTTTGTCATCATCGCCATCATTCTCCTGGTTCTTTATAAGAAAAGCTGGACCAAAG GCACTGCACACTTTAATACCAAAGACATCACCAATGGACACAATGAGAGTTGCGATGAA GTCCAAATTGCGCGTACTTCCTTCGTGGATATCTCGCCGAGGGAACAACACTGCCTGCTGCAGAGTACCGAGATCAGTTCCAGCCACGACTCCGGCGACGACACTGCCTCTTCACACAGCAGCCAGGAGTCCATTGGAGCCCTGCACCCTCAGCATTCCCCATCAGGGTCCAGTGTCCATTCATGCACCTTCAGCCCTGTGAGCGCCGGTCCGCATGTCAATGTTAATATCACGTTCAACATAGGAGATGGAGGTTCACCCATACCACCAGGAGACTTGAAGCTCTGCCTTGGACAGGAGGAAGAGTTCAGTATGCCAAAGCAGGAAACGGGAAAAGAGTTGCCTGAGCAGGAGAGTGtggaataa
- the tnfrsf1b gene encoding tumor necrosis factor receptor superfamily member 1B isoform X1: MKDILVLLMMLLGVHTLKQVLSLPYHVEANRKCNNPDREYLLEASGLCCKKCPPGSRLTRECNGTSESVCEPCQHEQYMESWNYAPNCFPCAKCKAHKGLQVASACSPSAMSKCACRPGMYCIMNSDEHCTACHQHTSCKAGYEVFMPGTADSNVKCKRCRNGTFSDTSSTTEPCRPHTNCYGRPVLREGTSTSDTVCKPGLLPHTQTSVVSGGTVDPFFGPAVLDGSLSSSLTKSPGADGELAAAVASIVVTVVFFVIIAIILLVLYKKSWTKGTAHFNTKDITNGHNESCDEVQIARTSFVDISPREQHCLLQSTEISSSHDSGDDTASSHSSQESIGALHPQHSPSGSSVHSCTFSPVSAGPHVNVNITFNIGDGGSPIPPGDLKLCLGQEEEFSMPKQETGKELPEQESVE, from the exons ATGAAGGACATCTTGGTGCTGCTGATGATGCTGCTGGGTGTGCACACGCTCAAG CAGGTGTTGTCGCTGCCCTACCATGTCGAGGCGAACAGAAAGTGCAACAACCCGGATCGCGAATACTTGTTGGAGGCTTCGGGCCTATGCTGCAAAAAGTGTCCTCCCG GTTCGCGGCTGACGCGCGAGTGCAACGGAACAtcagaaagcgtgtgtgagccATGTCAACATGAGCAGTATATGGAGAGCTGGAACTACGCACCAAACTGCTTCCCTTGCGCCAAATGCAAAGCTC ACAAAGGCCTGCAGGTTGCCAGCGCCTGCTCCCCCAGCGCCATGTCCAAGTGTGCGTGTCGACCTGGCATGTACTGCATCATGAATTCTGATGAACACTGCACTGCCTGTCATCAACACACGTCTTGCAAAGCTGGTTATGAAGTCTTTATGCCAG GAACGGCTGACTCCAACGTCAAGTGCAAACGGTGCCGTAACGGGACATTCTCCGACACGTCCTCCACCACGGAGCCTTGTCGGCCTCACACAAA CTGTTACGGGAGGCCTGTGCTAAGAGAAGGCACTTCCACGTCCGATACAGTGTGCAAGCCTGGCCTGTTGCCACACACTCAGACGAGCGTGGTCTCAGGGGGGACTGTGGACCCTTTCTTTGGACCGGCTGTTTTGGATGGATCATTGTCATCCTCGTTGACAAAAAGCCCAGGAGCTGACGGTGAACTAG CTGCAGCAGTTGCCAGCATTGTCGTGACAGTTGTGTTCTTTGTCATCATCGCCATCATTCTCCTGGTTCTTTATAAGAAAAGCTGGACCAAAG GCACTGCACACTTTAATACCAAAGACATCACCAATGGACACAATGAGAGTTGCGATGAA GTCCAAATTGCGCGTACTTCCTTCGTGGATATCTCGCCGAGGGAACAACACTGCCTGCTGCAGAGTACCGAGATCAGTTCCAGCCACGACTCCGGCGACGACACTGCCTCTTCACACAGCAGCCAGGAGTCCATTGGAGCCCTGCACCCTCAGCATTCCCCATCAGGGTCCAGTGTCCATTCATGCACCTTCAGCCCTGTGAGCGCCGGTCCGCATGTCAATGTTAATATCACGTTCAACATAGGAGATGGAGGTTCACCCATACCACCAGGAGACTTGAAGCTCTGCCTTGGACAGGAGGAAGAGTTCAGTATGCCAAAGCAGGAAACGGGAAAAGAGTTGCCTGAGCAGGAGAGTGtggaataa
- the tnfrsf1b gene encoding tumor necrosis factor receptor superfamily member 1B isoform X3: MPQVLSLPYHVEANRKCNNPDREYLLEASGLCCKKCPPGSRLTRECNGTSESVCEPCQHEQYMESWNYAPNCFPCAKCKAHKGLQVASACSPSAMSKCACRPGMYCIMNSDEHCTACHQHTSCKAGYEVFMPGTADSNVKCKRCRNGTFSDTSSTTEPCRPHTNCYGRPVLREGTSTSDTVCKPGLLPHTQTSVVSGGTVDPFFGPAVLDGSLSSSLTKSPGADGELAAAVASIVVTVVFFVIIAIILLVLYKKSWTKGTAHFNTKDITNGHNESCDEVQIARTSFVDISPREQHCLLQSTEISSSHDSGDDTASSHSSQESIGALHPQHSPSGSSVHSCTFSPVSAGPHVNVNITFNIGDGGSPIPPGDLKLCLGQEEEFSMPKQETGKELPEQESVE; encoded by the exons ATGCCTCAG GTGTTGTCGCTGCCCTACCATGTCGAGGCGAACAGAAAGTGCAACAACCCGGATCGCGAATACTTGTTGGAGGCTTCGGGCCTATGCTGCAAAAAGTGTCCTCCCG GTTCGCGGCTGACGCGCGAGTGCAACGGAACAtcagaaagcgtgtgtgagccATGTCAACATGAGCAGTATATGGAGAGCTGGAACTACGCACCAAACTGCTTCCCTTGCGCCAAATGCAAAGCTC ACAAAGGCCTGCAGGTTGCCAGCGCCTGCTCCCCCAGCGCCATGTCCAAGTGTGCGTGTCGACCTGGCATGTACTGCATCATGAATTCTGATGAACACTGCACTGCCTGTCATCAACACACGTCTTGCAAAGCTGGTTATGAAGTCTTTATGCCAG GAACGGCTGACTCCAACGTCAAGTGCAAACGGTGCCGTAACGGGACATTCTCCGACACGTCCTCCACCACGGAGCCTTGTCGGCCTCACACAAA CTGTTACGGGAGGCCTGTGCTAAGAGAAGGCACTTCCACGTCCGATACAGTGTGCAAGCCTGGCCTGTTGCCACACACTCAGACGAGCGTGGTCTCAGGGGGGACTGTGGACCCTTTCTTTGGACCGGCTGTTTTGGATGGATCATTGTCATCCTCGTTGACAAAAAGCCCAGGAGCTGACGGTGAACTAG CTGCAGCAGTTGCCAGCATTGTCGTGACAGTTGTGTTCTTTGTCATCATCGCCATCATTCTCCTGGTTCTTTATAAGAAAAGCTGGACCAAAG GCACTGCACACTTTAATACCAAAGACATCACCAATGGACACAATGAGAGTTGCGATGAA GTCCAAATTGCGCGTACTTCCTTCGTGGATATCTCGCCGAGGGAACAACACTGCCTGCTGCAGAGTACCGAGATCAGTTCCAGCCACGACTCCGGCGACGACACTGCCTCTTCACACAGCAGCCAGGAGTCCATTGGAGCCCTGCACCCTCAGCATTCCCCATCAGGGTCCAGTGTCCATTCATGCACCTTCAGCCCTGTGAGCGCCGGTCCGCATGTCAATGTTAATATCACGTTCAACATAGGAGATGGAGGTTCACCCATACCACCAGGAGACTTGAAGCTCTGCCTTGGACAGGAGGAAGAGTTCAGTATGCCAAAGCAGGAAACGGGAAAAGAGTTGCCTGAGCAGGAGAGTGtggaataa
- the trim62.1 gene encoding E3 ubiquitin-protein ligase TRIM62 produces MACCLKDELLCSICLSIYQDPVSFGCEHYFCRKCITEHWSRQEPHGARDCPECRRTFADPLLSPSLKLSNIVERYSAFPLDAILNAQRSSYPCKDHEKVKLFCLTDKSLVCFFCDEPALHEQHQVTTIDEAYEEIQREMKEQLATLQDSEKGHTEALQLLQRQLTETKSSAKGLRATIGDAFERLHRFLRERQKSMLEELEMDTARKLTDIEHKIQRYSQQLRDVKEGIQILQERLDETGRHDFLEGVAVTSERIKGKIHETNLTYEDFPTSKYMGPLQYTIWKSLFQDISPVPAALTLDPITAHQRLILSDDCTIVAYGNLHPQPLQDSPRRFDVEVSVLGAEGFASGVHYWEVMVSEKTQWMIGVASETVSRKGSIQIQPGRGFYCIVMHDGNQYSACTEPWTRLNVKSKLEKVGVYLDYPKGLLIFYNADDMSWLYTYREKFPMKVFPYFSPGQSHANGKNVQPLRINTVRL; encoded by the exons ATGGCTTGCTGTCTGAAGGACGAGCTCCTGTGTTCTATCTGCCTCAGCATCTACCAAGATCCGGTCAGCTTCGGGTGCGAGCACTACTTCTGCCGCAAGTGCATCACCGAGCACTGGAGCCGGCAGGAGCCGCACGGCGCGCGCGACTGCCCCGAGTGCAGGCGCACCTTTGCCGACCCGCTGCTGTCGCCCAGCCTCAAGCTGTCCAACATCGTGGAGCGCTACTCGGCCTTCCCGCTCGACGCCATCCTCAACGCCCAGCGCAGCTCGTACCCCTGCAAGGACCACGAGAAGGTCAAACTCTTCTGCCTCACCGACAAGAGCCTGGTGTGCTTCTTCTGCGACGAGCCGGCGCTCCACGAGCAGCACCAAGTCACCACCATCGACGAGGCCTACGAGGAGATTCAG AGGGAGATGAAGGAGCAGCTGGCCACCCTGCAGGACAGCGAGAAGGGTCACACCGAGGCCCTGCAGCTCTTGCAGAGACAACTCACTGAGACCAAG TCGTCAGCCAAAGGTCTCCGCGCCACCATCGGAGACGCCTTCGAGCGCCTCCACCGCTTCTTGCGTGAGCGTCAGAAGAGCATGCTGGAAGAATTGGAGATGGATACGGCCCGCAAACTGACTGACATTGAGCACAAGATCCAGCGCTATAGCCAGCAGTTGCGCGACGTCAAGGAGGGCATCCAGATCCTGCAGGAACGTCTCGACGAGACGGGGCGCCACGACTTCCTCGAGGGCGTGGCCGTCACATCCGAGAG GATTAAAGGGAAGATCCATGAGACCAACCTGACTTATGAGGACTTCCCCACATCCAAGTACATGGGACCTTTGCAGTACACCATCTGGAAGTCTCTCTTCCAGGATATTTCTCCAG TGCCCGCCGCCTTGACGCTAGACCCCATCACGGCCCACCAAAGACTGATCCTATCCGATGACTGTACCATCGTGGCCTATGGGAACCTCCACCCGCAGCCACTGCAGGACTCGCCACGCCGCTTCGACGTGGAGGTGTCCGTCCTGGGCGCCGAGGGCTTCGCGTCCGGCGTGCACTACTGGGAGGTGATGGTGTCGGAGAAGACCCAGTGGATGATCGGCGTGGCCAGCGAGACGGTAAGCCGCAAGGGCAGCATCCAGATCCAACCGGGCCGCGGCTTCTACTGCATAGTCATGCACGACGGCAACCAGTACAGCGCCTGCACCGAGCCCTGGACCCGTCTCAACGTCAAAAGCAAGCTGGAGAAGGTGGGTGTGTACCTGGACTACCCAAAAGGCCTGCTCATCTTCTACAATGCCGACGACATGTCCTGGCTGTACACCTACCGTGAGAAATTCCCCATGAAGGTCTTCCCTTATTTCAGTCCTGGCCAGAGCCACGCCAACGGCAAGAATGTGCAGCCTCTGCGGATTAATACCGTACGCCTTTAA
- the LOC119123536 gene encoding uncharacterized protein LOC119123536, which yields MDSVLDGASVLCVFKVVCSLLSLPLLVTSRSPVGFCGCCILIFTDFLLAVYLSLLGLFERWFAELTPPPGVIALRFLLFLSHTYGAVLMLITPLIAVELLTRFLWTTREEEEGKEEEEDEDDAVNGGWPCHAIGYLCCLSVWVAVALSLPCRWKSEEARAMVCLVDSGSLMRCLPNLLSPLPRAMSPCWGVAFLYLILILVTCSLLLLTRKMVGDGRECSSKEKGCTMVPFEMLRREGRRDSNLTLASLAVLGVLVLPLYLGVNVLLLTSVETLLEACVRLFWGSTHRGSTAVVVMAV from the exons ATGGACAGCGTGTTGGACGGCGCGTCTGTGTTGTGCGTCTTCAAAGTGGTGTGCAGCCTCCTAAGCCTGCCCTTGCTGGTGACGTCGCGAAGTCCTGTGGGATTCTGCGGCTGCTGCATCCTCATCTTCACCGATTTCCTGCTCGCAG TTTACCTGAGCCTCCTGGGCCTCTTTGAGCGGTGGTTCGCCGAGCTGACGCCGCCGCCGGGCGTGATCGCCCTGCGCTTCCTGCTCTTCCTGAGCCACACCTACGGCGCTGTGCTGATGCTCATCACACCCCTTATCGCCGTGGAGCTTCTCACCCGATTTCTGTGGACGACgagagaagaagaggaagggaaggaggaagaggaggatgaagatgatgcGGTGAATGGCGGCTGGCCGTGTCACGCCATTGGCTACTTGTGCTGTTTGTCGGTGTGGGTGGCGGTGGCCCTCAGCCTGCCGTGTCGATGGAAGTCAGAGGAAGCCAGGGCCATGGTTTGTTTGGTCGACAGCGGCTCTTTGATGCGTTGTCTGCCCAACCTGCTGAGCCCCCTACCCAGAGCGATGAGTCCCTGTTGGGGCGTGGCCTTCCTCTACTTGATCCTGATCCTGGTCACGTGCTCACTTCTCCTCCTCACACGAAAGATGGTGGGCGACGGCCGGGAATGTTCCTCCAAGGAGAAGGGATGCACGATGGTGCCCTTCGAGATGCTGCGCAGGGAGGGACGGCGGGATTCGAACTTGACGCTGGCCTCGCTGGCCGTGCTCGGCGTCCTGGTGCTTCCGCTTTACCTCGGTGTCAATGTCCTCCTGCTAACGAGCGTGGAGACCCTCCTGGAGGCCTGCGTCCGCCTGTTTTGGGGATCTACCCACAGAGGTTCCACCGCTGTTGTTGTCATGGCGGTGTGA